The following proteins are co-located in the Chryseobacterium scophthalmum genome:
- a CDS encoding DegT/DnrJ/EryC1/StrS family aminotransferase, which produces MIPVVKPFLPPKEEYQKYVEDIWSRNWLTNMGPLASQLEIELKDHLKVNHLLFVTNGTIALQMAIKALEITGEIITTPFSFIATTSSIVWEGCKPVFVDINSESLNIDASKIEAAITKETSAILATHVYGNPCDVIAIEKIAKKHNLKVIYDAAHAFGVEVNGKSIFEYGDISTCSLHATKLYHSVEGGLIICSDAALLKKLASIRNFGISGFDSFSDLGINGKNSEFHAAMGIVNLKYINEIHKKRKALSQLYDEKLKNLKAVKPIWSDSSNENYAYYPIILESEELLLKLKTDLDKHEIFTRRYFYPSLASALPYLPKLELAVTEDISKRVLCLPFYYDLAFEEVGMISRIMLRIQNN; this is translated from the coding sequence ATGATTCCTGTAGTAAAACCTTTTCTTCCTCCAAAGGAAGAGTATCAGAAATATGTAGAAGATATTTGGTCTAGAAATTGGCTTACCAATATGGGGCCTCTTGCCAGTCAATTAGAAATTGAGCTAAAAGATCATCTAAAGGTTAATCATTTACTATTTGTTACCAATGGTACTATCGCTCTGCAGATGGCAATAAAAGCTTTAGAAATAACAGGTGAAATTATTACGACGCCTTTTTCATTTATTGCAACCACGAGTTCTATAGTTTGGGAAGGATGTAAACCTGTGTTTGTAGACATCAATTCAGAATCTCTCAATATTGATGCTTCAAAGATAGAAGCAGCAATTACCAAAGAAACTTCTGCGATATTGGCAACACATGTTTATGGAAATCCGTGTGATGTTATTGCTATCGAAAAAATTGCAAAAAAACATAATCTGAAAGTCATCTACGATGCTGCGCATGCATTTGGTGTAGAGGTAAATGGAAAGTCTATTTTTGAATATGGTGACATCTCTACATGTTCATTACATGCTACTAAATTATACCATTCGGTAGAAGGTGGATTAATAATCTGTTCAGATGCAGCATTACTTAAGAAATTAGCATCCATCAGAAATTTCGGGATTTCCGGATTCGACAGTTTTTCAGATTTAGGTATTAATGGGAAAAATTCAGAATTTCATGCGGCAATGGGAATTGTGAATTTAAAATATATTAATGAAATTCATAAAAAGAGAAAAGCATTATCACAGCTATATGACGAAAAATTGAAAAACTTAAAAGCAGTAAAACCAATTTGGAGTGATAGCTCAAATGAAAATTATGCTTATTATCCAATAATACTTGAAAGCGAAGAATTACTTTTGAAGTTGAAGACAGATTTGGATAAACATGAAATCTTTACGAGAAGATATTTTTATCCAAGTTTAGCTTCTGCGCTTCCTTATTTACCGAAGTTAGAGTTGGCTGTTACCGAAGATATATCAAAAAGAGTTTTATGTCTTCCTTTCTATTATGATTTGGCTTTTGAAGAAGTAGGAATGATTTCTAGAATAATGTTAAGAATACAAAATAATTAA
- a CDS encoding acetyltransferase, whose translation MLIIGAKGFAKEVLEVCHQTKQLDGLVFYDDVNNDVLGLLYDTFPIIKSMEEAQNYIENTDNRFNIGIGGPHLREMLYNKFLNVGGVFVSLIAESSVIGHYANSIGIGCNIMQKVVITNNVTIGKGVIINQMASIGHDVVIGDFVEVCPNVSISGNCTIGEKTFIGTNAVVLPKVSIGKNVIIGAGSVVTKDIPDNCTAVGIPAKIIKQS comes from the coding sequence ATGCTGATAATTGGTGCAAAAGGATTTGCTAAAGAGGTTTTAGAAGTTTGTCATCAAACTAAGCAACTGGATGGTTTGGTATTTTACGATGACGTTAATAATGATGTATTGGGACTTTTGTATGATACATTTCCCATTATCAAGTCAATGGAAGAAGCACAAAACTATATTGAAAATACAGATAACCGTTTTAATATAGGTATTGGTGGTCCACACTTAAGAGAAATGTTATACAACAAATTTTTGAATGTTGGTGGTGTATTTGTTTCTTTAATTGCAGAATCATCGGTTATCGGACACTATGCAAACAGTATAGGAATTGGTTGTAATATTATGCAAAAAGTAGTGATAACCAATAATGTAACAATTGGGAAAGGCGTAATCATAAATCAGATGGCGTCGATAGGTCATGATGTAGTTATTGGTGATTTTGTTGAAGTTTGTCCGAATGTATCTATTTCGGGAAATTGTACAATTGGAGAAAAAACATTTATAGGAACAAATGCTGTAGTATTACCTAAAGTAAGTATCGGGAAAAATGTTATAATAGGTGCAGGTAGCGTTGTTACAAAAGATATTCCGGATAATTGTACTGCTGTTGGCATTCCTGCAAAAATTATCAAGCAAAGTTAA
- a CDS encoding GDP-L-fucose synthase family protein yields MSKESKIYIAGHRGMVGSAIWRQLSEQGYTNLIGLTSGELDLKDQKAVADFFVTKKPDVVIDAAARVGGILANNTFPYQFLMENMQIQNNLIDAALKNDVEKFIFLGSSCIYPKLAPQPLKEEYLLTDSLEPTNEWYAVAKITGIKTCEAIRKQFGKDYVSMMPTNLYGTHDNFDLNTSHVLPAMIRKFHEAKENNHAPVTLWGSGTPMREFLFVDDMAASVIFALENKLPEHLYNVGTGVDLTIKELAELIQKTIGHAGEIVWDSSKPDGTPRKLMDVSKMHNLGWKHQVSLEDGISKTYQWFLENINNFKEVKMS; encoded by the coding sequence ATTTCTAAAGAATCAAAAATATATATAGCAGGTCACCGAGGTATGGTAGGATCTGCAATCTGGAGACAGTTATCGGAACAAGGGTATACTAATTTGATTGGTTTAACCAGTGGTGAATTAGATCTTAAAGATCAGAAAGCCGTCGCAGATTTTTTTGTGACTAAAAAACCTGATGTTGTAATTGATGCGGCAGCTAGGGTTGGAGGTATTTTAGCTAACAATACATTTCCTTATCAGTTTTTAATGGAAAATATGCAGATTCAAAATAACTTGATTGATGCAGCATTGAAAAATGATGTTGAAAAATTTATTTTTCTTGGTTCGTCTTGCATCTATCCTAAATTAGCGCCACAACCATTAAAAGAAGAATATCTTTTGACAGACTCTTTGGAACCAACCAACGAATGGTATGCCGTAGCTAAAATTACAGGAATTAAAACCTGCGAAGCCATCAGAAAACAGTTTGGTAAAGATTATGTGTCTATGATGCCTACAAATTTATATGGTACTCACGATAATTTTGATTTAAATACTTCTCACGTACTTCCTGCGATGATTAGAAAGTTTCATGAAGCGAAAGAAAATAATCATGCACCTGTAACTTTATGGGGATCAGGAACTCCTATGAGAGAATTTCTTTTTGTGGATGATATGGCAGCTTCTGTAATATTTGCTTTAGAAAATAAACTTCCTGAGCATTTATATAATGTAGGAACTGGTGTTGACTTGACCATAAAAGAATTGGCAGAATTGATACAAAAAACAATTGGTCATGCTGGTGAAATCGTTTGGGATTCATCAAAACCTGATGGAACACCAAGAAAATTGATGGATGTTTCAAAAATGCATAATCTTGGCTGGAAACATCAAGTAAGTTTAGAAGACGGAATCAGCAAAACTTATCAATGGTTTTTAGAAAATATCAATAATTTTAAAGAAGTTAAAATGTCTTAA
- the gmd gene encoding GDP-mannose 4,6-dehydratase: MKTALITGVTGQDGSYLAELLLEKGYRVHGIKRRASSFNTQRIDHLYQDQHEQNVNFTLHYGDLTDSMNIIRIIQEVQPDEIYNLGAMSHVKVSFDSPEYVANVDGIGTLRILEAVRILGLENKTRIYQASTSELYGGLPENKNAAGFYDEDSPFYPRSPYGAAKIYAFWITKNYREAYGMFACNGILFNHESPRRGETFVTRKITMATAAIAKGKQECLYLGNLNALRDWGHAKDYVEAMWRILQQDKPEDFVIATGITTSVRDFVRMAFNEIGVELAFEGENESEVAKVVACNNALYQLEIGKTVVSVDSEYYRPTEVDLLIGDPTKSKTQLGWEPKYDLSRLVKEMIESDLEIC, translated from the coding sequence ATGAAAACAGCATTAATCACGGGAGTTACCGGACAAGACGGTTCATATTTAGCAGAGCTTTTATTAGAAAAAGGATATAGAGTTCATGGTATTAAAAGAAGAGCATCTTCCTTCAATACTCAGAGAATTGATCACTTATATCAAGATCAGCATGAGCAAAATGTAAATTTTACATTGCATTATGGTGATTTAACAGATTCTATGAATATTATAAGAATTATTCAGGAAGTTCAACCTGATGAAATCTATAATTTGGGAGCAATGTCTCATGTAAAAGTATCGTTTGATTCTCCTGAATATGTTGCTAATGTTGATGGAATCGGAACTTTAAGAATTCTTGAAGCTGTTCGTATTCTTGGCTTAGAAAATAAAACTAGAATTTACCAGGCTTCTACCTCCGAATTATATGGTGGTTTGCCAGAAAATAAAAATGCAGCAGGTTTTTATGATGAAGACTCTCCATTTTATCCTCGTTCCCCTTATGGTGCTGCAAAAATCTATGCTTTTTGGATAACTAAAAATTATCGTGAAGCTTACGGAATGTTTGCTTGTAATGGTATTTTATTCAATCATGAATCTCCGAGAAGAGGAGAAACTTTTGTTACCCGTAAAATTACAATGGCTACTGCGGCAATTGCGAAGGGAAAACAGGAATGCCTTTATTTAGGAAATCTAAATGCTCTTCGTGACTGGGGACATGCTAAAGATTATGTTGAAGCAATGTGGAGAATTTTGCAGCAGGATAAACCTGAAGATTTTGTAATTGCGACAGGGATTACTACTTCAGTAAGAGATTTCGTTCGCATGGCTTTTAACGAAATAGGAGTAGAATTAGCTTTTGAAGGAGAAAATGAAAGTGAAGTGGCTAAAGTAGTAGCATGTAATAATGCCTTATATCAGTTAGAAATTGGTAAAACAGTAGTTTCTGTAGATTCTGAATATTATCGTCCTACGGAAGTAGATCTTTTGATTGGTGATCCTACAAAATCTAAAACTCAATTAGGCTGGGAACCAAAATACGATCTTTCACGACTCGTGAAGGAAATGATTGAAAGTGATTTGGAAATCTGTTAG
- a CDS encoding glycosyltransferase family 2 protein, with product MNNPRVSVITITYGHEKYIIDTIEGIVKQEYNGEIEYIISNDCSPDDTDKIITDYLTRINIPANITIKYTKQEKNIGIIPNFIWALKQATGKYISFCEGDDFWTDYQKLAKQISFLEANDSYVLSNTDCDAYYQDSGMLVKNINFLNRKKYRCINDLFPAKDILDANYIIRTASVVFKASFLNEYYNSEFFKVYADKLMMADTPLWTFLSTKGKFHYLNSSTMVYRVSESGVSNSTNEKKSLQFDISVCDMKYAIIFDNYYSFSKFLKYKNNLIYNHLNVTALSKKLDLYYLFPRELNSENTLLAKYASKSNLFKGFLEYKFRITLMFYNQLCKI from the coding sequence ATGAATAATCCAAGAGTAAGTGTTATAACTATTACATACGGACATGAAAAGTATATAATTGATACAATAGAAGGTATAGTAAAGCAGGAGTATAATGGCGAAATTGAATACATAATATCTAATGACTGTTCGCCTGATGATACAGATAAAATTATAACGGATTATTTGACTAGAATTAATATCCCGGCAAATATTACGATAAAATATACAAAACAAGAAAAAAATATAGGAATAATACCGAATTTTATTTGGGCATTGAAACAAGCAACTGGAAAATATATTTCATTTTGTGAAGGAGATGATTTTTGGACTGACTATCAAAAGTTAGCAAAACAAATCTCATTTTTGGAAGCTAATGATTCTTATGTTTTAAGCAACACAGATTGCGATGCTTATTACCAGGATTCGGGTATGTTAGTAAAAAATATTAATTTTCTTAATAGAAAAAAATACAGATGTATTAACGATTTATTTCCTGCAAAAGATATATTGGACGCTAATTATATAATTAGAACAGCGTCGGTAGTTTTTAAAGCTTCTTTTCTGAATGAATATTACAATAGTGAGTTTTTCAAAGTATATGCTGATAAATTGATGATGGCCGATACTCCACTTTGGACATTTTTATCAACCAAAGGAAAATTCCATTACTTAAACTCATCAACAATGGTTTACCGAGTTTCAGAGTCGGGAGTAAGTAACTCAACAAATGAAAAGAAGAGCCTTCAATTTGATATCAGTGTTTGCGACATGAAATATGCAATTATCTTTGATAATTATTATAGTTTTTCGAAATTTTTAAAATATAAAAATAACTTGATTTATAATCATTTAAATGTCACTGCATTAAGTAAAAAACTAGATTTATATTATCTATTTCCGAGAGAACTAAATAGTGAAAATACTCTATTAGCAAAGTATGCTTCAAAGTCTAATTTATTTAAGGGTTTTCTCGAATATAAATTTAGAATTACTTTAATGTTTTATAATCAATTATGCAAAATCTGA
- a CDS encoding sugar transferase → MKKYPWWKAAMDYGLSFLAILILLPLFFILFLVSSLDTGFPGIFKQQRIGRFGNIFVIYKFRTYHRKYHTKSILGIWMRKTKLDELPQLFNILKGDMSLVGPRPDISGYYDTLEGNDRLVLELKPGLTSEAGIKFRNEEEILNQQIDPLKYNDENIFPEKVKMNLEYYKHLSLKKDAQILLRTFFVLRK, encoded by the coding sequence GTGAAAAAATATCCTTGGTGGAAAGCAGCGATGGATTATGGACTGAGTTTTTTAGCAATCCTTATTTTACTGCCTTTGTTTTTTATACTTTTCCTGGTCTCATCTTTAGATACAGGTTTTCCAGGTATTTTTAAACAGCAGCGAATTGGAAGGTTTGGAAACATTTTTGTCATCTATAAATTCAGAACCTATCATCGAAAATATCATACAAAATCAATTCTAGGGATATGGATGAGAAAAACCAAATTAGATGAGCTTCCACAGTTGTTTAATATTCTTAAAGGCGATATGTCTTTGGTGGGACCACGTCCCGATATTTCGGGATATTATGATACCCTAGAAGGTAATGATAGGCTTGTTCTTGAACTGAAACCCGGATTGACAAGTGAAGCAGGAATTAAATTCAGAAATGAGGAAGAAATTTTAAATCAACAAATAGATCCCTTAAAATACAATGATGAAAATATTTTTCCCGAGAAAGTGAAAATGAATTTAGAGTATTATAAACATCTCTCCTTAAAAAAAGATGCACAGATTTTGCTTAGAACATTCTTTGTTTTAAGAAAATAA
- a CDS encoding DUF3575 domain-containing protein, with amino-acid sequence MKYINRLFFKVTFLSVFLLLVNVKAQTTFKVNAPFAIFGMINLAIEKPVSKKISLQAEGFISPWKSFHGKNLQIYMGTLEGRYYFDEVLKKWYIGAYGSIAAFDLQKWNYYSAQPVLNEAGNPQLLEDGNIRMTERYQRGLAFIFGVSGGYHFTINEKLGLDVFVGIGSTQSIYKGYLKDTNERYDNAKKWNKSGEVIPTRAGLMFTYKIQ; translated from the coding sequence ATGAAGTACATTAATCGGTTATTTTTCAAAGTAACCTTTCTTTCAGTTTTCCTTTTATTAGTAAATGTAAAAGCTCAGACTACTTTTAAAGTAAACGCTCCTTTTGCAATATTTGGTATGATTAATTTGGCCATAGAAAAGCCTGTAAGTAAAAAGATTTCTCTTCAGGCAGAAGGGTTTATATCTCCATGGAAATCTTTTCATGGCAAAAATCTTCAAATATACATGGGAACTTTGGAAGGAAGATATTACTTTGATGAAGTATTAAAAAAATGGTATATCGGTGCTTATGGTTCAATAGCAGCGTTTGATTTACAAAAATGGAATTATTATTCTGCACAACCCGTTTTGAATGAAGCGGGTAATCCTCAGCTTTTAGAGGATGGAAATATTCGTATGACAGAGCGTTATCAAAGGGGACTCGCTTTCATCTTCGGGGTTAGCGGTGGATATCATTTTACCATTAATGAGAAGTTAGGATTAGATGTTTTTGTTGGTATTGGTTCAACACAATCTATTTACAAAGGTTATTTGAAAGATACCAACGAACGTTACGATAATGCAAAAAAATGGAACAAAAGTGGAGAGGTCATTCCTACGAGAGCAGGATTGATGTTCACTTATAAGATACAGTAA
- a CDS encoding GumC family protein encodes MDKNSKEINIKEIISPYVKKWKFFLAIIFIMGALAIYYIKTQPTIYKAQTSVLIKDAKKMSAASGDMGVLQSLGGIGGMGTSSIENEIGVFESKTIVEDVLKEHNFQTPLYSKQTFNNVELYGSTSPYIINVIQSKNDVELPKKPISIKTKGNEVILSSEEWDKDIIAAYGKTINLPFALIMIRKNQDYKVPKKSNTSDLFFYYNDFDSTVSDFEQALMVDLLDKDGTIINLSVDFENKEKAKDFLNSLVRQYNTYAVNDKNIESKKTKDFIDNRITLISKELGDVETQKEGYKSTNNIVDLASEARINLQMKEQSKAKLLELGTQIELNKILQGALNRKGVSDVLPLNIGLDNEAAAKVIQEYNALVLQRNKYLENATPDNPLVREATKQIEEVKSSLTQTLQRNVTSLDLAKRQVDAQLGSSESSIGKIPRQEKLFRNIERQQQIKESLYLLLLQKREEAAISMEITAEKARVLDKAFVFKIPVAPRKKVIFGIFLFVGFIIPLAFIYIQQLLQSRIITRKDLSKLTKLPILAEIPNLKNKENTLVAFNDVSPVAEAFRIFVTNLKFLLPPIEGSQTIMVTSSVKGEGKTFMSTNLSIILASSRNKVLVIGADVRNPQLQRYNPSMKQAKGLTEFLSGEELQLNDIIHPSGYNENCDFIYSGSIPPNPTDLLQNGKLDELLEMVKSQNKYKYIVLDTAPLLLVTDSFLIADKSDAIVYVTRSEVTENSYIEFLNNSLDDNKLKNVGIVINGIKESNFGYGNKYGYGYHADVKKKWWQFK; translated from the coding sequence ATGGATAAAAACAGTAAAGAGATCAATATTAAAGAAATTATTTCTCCATATGTGAAAAAATGGAAGTTTTTCCTAGCTATTATTTTCATTATGGGAGCATTGGCAATTTATTATATAAAAACACAACCAACTATTTATAAAGCACAGACCTCTGTACTTATAAAAGATGCAAAAAAAATGTCTGCTGCTTCAGGGGATATGGGAGTACTTCAAAGTTTGGGAGGCATCGGTGGTATGGGTACAAGCAGCATTGAAAATGAAATTGGAGTTTTCGAATCTAAAACCATTGTTGAAGATGTTTTGAAGGAGCATAACTTCCAAACTCCTCTTTATTCTAAACAAACTTTTAATAATGTTGAACTTTATGGTTCAACAAGTCCGTATATCATTAATGTAATTCAGAGCAAAAATGATGTAGAATTACCTAAAAAACCGATTTCTATTAAGACTAAAGGAAATGAAGTTATTTTATCTTCCGAAGAATGGGATAAAGATATTATTGCTGCTTATGGAAAGACAATAAATCTTCCCTTTGCTTTAATAATGATAAGAAAAAATCAGGATTATAAAGTTCCGAAGAAGAGTAACACGTCTGATCTGTTTTTCTATTATAATGACTTCGACTCTACAGTAAGTGATTTTGAACAGGCATTGATGGTAGATTTGCTTGATAAAGATGGTACGATTATTAACCTTTCCGTTGATTTTGAAAACAAAGAAAAGGCAAAAGACTTTTTAAATAGCCTAGTGAGACAATATAACACTTATGCTGTTAATGATAAAAATATTGAGTCAAAAAAGACCAAAGATTTTATTGATAATAGAATTACACTAATATCTAAAGAATTAGGTGACGTTGAAACTCAGAAAGAAGGATATAAATCTACCAACAATATTGTAGATCTTGCATCAGAAGCCCGAATAAATCTTCAGATGAAAGAGCAGAGCAAAGCCAAATTATTAGAATTAGGAACTCAAATTGAATTGAACAAAATTCTTCAAGGTGCATTAAACAGAAAAGGAGTTTCTGATGTACTGCCACTGAATATAGGACTTGATAATGAAGCTGCTGCTAAAGTTATTCAGGAATACAATGCTCTTGTTTTACAGAGAAATAAGTATCTTGAGAACGCAACACCAGATAATCCGCTTGTAAGGGAAGCTACAAAACAGATTGAGGAGGTTAAATCTTCATTAACTCAGACTCTACAAAGAAATGTTACTTCTTTGGATTTAGCTAAAAGACAAGTAGATGCTCAATTAGGAAGTTCTGAAAGTAGTATTGGAAAAATACCACGTCAGGAAAAGTTATTCAGAAATATTGAAAGACAACAACAGATAAAAGAAAGTCTGTATCTTTTACTTCTACAGAAGAGAGAAGAAGCTGCAATTAGTATGGAAATTACGGCAGAAAAAGCAAGAGTATTAGACAAAGCTTTTGTATTTAAAATACCTGTTGCACCACGAAAAAAAGTTATTTTTGGAATTTTTCTTTTTGTAGGTTTTATTATCCCTTTAGCGTTTATTTATATCCAACAATTATTACAAAGCAGAATTATTACAAGAAAAGATCTTTCTAAGCTTACAAAATTGCCAATTCTTGCTGAAATTCCTAATCTTAAAAATAAGGAAAATACTTTGGTAGCATTTAATGATGTTTCTCCAGTTGCAGAAGCTTTCAGAATTTTTGTCACCAATCTGAAATTTTTATTACCTCCCATAGAAGGTTCACAAACAATTATGGTTACTTCTTCAGTAAAAGGAGAAGGGAAAACATTTATGTCAACAAATCTATCAATTATTCTTGCTTCTTCGAGAAATAAAGTATTGGTAATAGGTGCAGACGTGAGAAACCCTCAGTTGCAGCGTTATAACCCTTCAATGAAGCAAGCTAAAGGTTTGACTGAATTTTTGAGTGGAGAAGAATTGCAATTGAATGATATTATTCATCCAAGTGGATACAATGAAAACTGTGATTTTATTTACTCGGGATCAATTCCTCCAAACCCTACAGATCTTTTGCAAAATGGCAAATTAGATGAGCTTTTAGAAATGGTGAAAAGCCAGAATAAATATAAGTATATTGTCTTGGATACTGCACCTTTATTACTTGTAACAGATTCATTCCTTATTGCAGATAAGAGTGATGCTATTGTATACGTAACTAGATCTGAAGTTACTGAAAACAGTTATATTGAATTTCTGAATAATTCTCTCGATGATAATAAGCTTAAAAATGTAGGAATAGTTATCAACGGTATAAAAGAGTCAAATTTTGGATATGGTAATAAATATGGCTATGGATATCATGCAGATGTTAAGAAAAAATGGTGGCAGTTTAAGTAA
- a CDS encoding glycosyltransferase family protein encodes MILFLSKYPQSREDLRDGAYQRVIHIDSIFKENRKVYITVSPYRYFRKTYLENNAEKRIVVRCNLIFHLGLILSLFKSSKLIYIHSIHNLLYQFLFIKIFTRKYVLDLHGLVPEEFLMEGDIKRSLIFNKIEKYIYNNLKYVIGVSHRLINHYKKKYPNASPGYIVYPILPNNLEEMSQEELDNNTKSEKVNFIYSGNLQAWQNIDFMLDNIKKINNNPNYFFQILTGEVEAMKEKFSDKNISLENVDIRGVKAEELANYYKKAHYGFVLRDDIPVNNVACPTKLVEYMNYGIIPIVLSDEIGDFKDIGFENLSVNDIVKNLSPKKSIHNRDLIKNLYLESKKTKVFIKNLGED; translated from the coding sequence ATGATTTTATTTTTATCTAAATATCCTCAATCAAGGGAAGATCTACGAGATGGAGCTTACCAAAGGGTAATACATATTGACTCTATATTCAAAGAAAATAGGAAGGTCTATATTACAGTATCTCCCTACAGATATTTTAGAAAAACGTATTTAGAGAATAATGCTGAAAAAAGGATTGTAGTTAGATGCAATTTAATCTTTCATTTAGGATTGATTTTAAGCTTATTTAAAAGTTCAAAATTAATTTACATTCATTCTATACATAATTTGCTGTACCAGTTCTTGTTTATCAAAATTTTTACAAGGAAATATGTTTTAGACTTACATGGACTTGTTCCTGAAGAGTTTTTGATGGAAGGAGACATAAAAAGATCCTTGATTTTTAATAAAATTGAAAAATATATTTACAATAATCTGAAATATGTGATAGGTGTTTCTCATAGATTAATTAATCATTATAAAAAAAAATATCCAAATGCTTCACCTGGATATATTGTTTATCCCATTCTTCCCAATAATTTGGAAGAAATGTCCCAAGAAGAATTAGATAATAATACAAAATCAGAAAAGGTAAACTTTATTTACAGCGGGAATTTACAAGCTTGGCAGAATATCGATTTTATGCTTGATAACATTAAGAAAATAAATAATAATCCGAATTATTTTTTTCAGATCCTAACTGGTGAAGTTGAAGCAATGAAAGAGAAATTCAGTGATAAAAATATCAGTTTGGAAAATGTAGATATACGAGGAGTAAAAGCTGAGGAACTTGCAAATTATTATAAAAAAGCCCATTATGGGTTTGTTTTGAGAGATGATATTCCGGTAAATAATGTAGCTTGCCCAACAAAATTGGTTGAATACATGAATTATGGAATAATCCCAATTGTTTTATCTGATGAGATCGGTGATTTTAAAGATATTGGGTTTGAAAATTTATCTGTAAATGATATAGTGAAAAATTTATCCCCTAAAAAAAGTATACATAACAGAGATCTTATTAAAAATCTATATTTAGAAAGCAAAAAAACTAAAGTATTTATCAAAAACCTAGGAGAGGATTAA
- a CDS encoding EpsG family protein — MISIFFAIFISFSVLYFIDIKNKTITNIVLLLLGLALALIAGFRDKGFDKDYYIYKAFWMTTKLKGNVEYSFYLIRNFIKSDLGLGFQYLLLIYAIIGVTIKFVAIKKLSPLVWGSFLIYVSNYYMLHEFTQIRIGVATGFLLLSLIYLADKKYITFYVFAGLAILFHQSCFLVVMFPLFANSEKNLKFYYWIIPFGYFFYFFNTVMDIKIPIPSIQEKIDFYEVATESGFMKESKTNVFNALFLIRIVIFYGLLYYTKKISEHFTNIYLLIKLYAISLFLFIFLSKIPVFSFRIQELIGVVEIIIIPCLIYIFPKQFKFLGLILVFSIALVFFLMNIYYVKLIVK, encoded by the coding sequence ATGATTAGCATTTTCTTTGCAATTTTTATCAGTTTTAGTGTTTTATATTTTATTGATATAAAAAATAAAACTATTACCAATATAGTTTTACTGCTTTTGGGTCTTGCTCTCGCTTTGATTGCTGGTTTCAGAGATAAAGGTTTTGATAAAGATTATTATATATACAAAGCTTTTTGGATGACGACTAAATTGAAAGGAAATGTAGAATACTCCTTTTATCTCATTCGGAATTTTATAAAATCAGATTTAGGATTAGGTTTTCAATATTTATTACTTATCTATGCTATAATTGGCGTAACAATTAAGTTTGTAGCAATTAAGAAACTTTCTCCTCTTGTATGGGGCTCTTTCCTCATATATGTTTCAAATTATTATATGCTTCACGAGTTTACACAGATTAGAATTGGTGTAGCTACTGGCTTTTTGTTACTATCGTTGATTTACTTGGCAGATAAAAAATATATTACTTTTTATGTTTTTGCAGGTTTAGCAATTCTATTTCACCAAAGTTGCTTTTTAGTTGTGATGTTCCCTTTGTTTGCAAATTCTGAGAAAAATCTAAAGTTTTACTACTGGATAATCCCTTTTGGATATTTTTTTTATTTTTTTAATACAGTAATGGATATTAAAATCCCAATTCCTAGCATTCAGGAGAAAATTGATTTTTATGAAGTAGCAACTGAGTCAGGATTTATGAAGGAATCGAAAACTAATGTTTTTAATGCTTTATTTTTAATTCGTATTGTGATTTTCTATGGTTTACTGTATTACACAAAGAAAATTTCAGAACATTTTACAAATATTTATCTTCTAATTAAGCTGTATGCTATTTCTTTATTTTTGTTCATTTTTTTATCAAAAATTCCTGTTTTTTCATTTCGTATACAAGAGTTAATAGGAGTAGTTGAGATTATTATTATACCGTGTCTTATTTATATATTTCCTAAACAATTCAAATTTTTAGGTTTAATTTTAGTTTTTTCAATAGCATTGGTTTTTTTCTTGATGAATATTTACTACGTGAAATTAATAGTTAAATAA